Proteins from a genomic interval of Candidatus Deferrimicrobium borealis:
- a CDS encoding class I SAM-dependent methyltransferase: MNARREFEQRFKAAVEKNFDQSADAYDHFEERHHLFETLTKRQLEMIEPARPERILDVGCGTGISTQALHQAMPGQSPNIYAIDISERMLLRARERCKSLDGVYFIRGDAENLSSYFNDSFDAIFYTASIFLLPGFAESLRQACSLLLPGGVVSISYYAGLFDETGNDAIRKAFPEQKYQYGAVPIADLMSCLESLPGTRTTRIEYRFEVNGEFLFDFLSIPAQSSGLFPNMPYLERIPKIRDFCDLLTRRVEPIFMGWEFLIARKR, encoded by the coding sequence ATGAACGCGCGGAGGGAATTCGAGCAACGCTTCAAGGCGGCGGTCGAGAAAAATTTCGACCAGAGCGCCGACGCATACGACCACTTCGAGGAGCGACACCACCTTTTTGAAACATTGACGAAGCGCCAGCTCGAGATGATCGAACCGGCGAGGCCTGAGAGAATCCTGGATGTCGGGTGTGGAACCGGAATCTCGACGCAGGCTCTCCATCAGGCCATGCCCGGGCAGTCGCCGAACATCTACGCGATCGACATCAGCGAACGGATGCTCCTGCGGGCCAGGGAGCGATGTAAGTCCCTGGATGGGGTATATTTCATCCGGGGAGACGCGGAAAACCTCTCGTCGTATTTCAATGATTCGTTCGACGCGATATTTTACACGGCCTCGATTTTCCTGTTGCCCGGGTTTGCCGAATCGTTGCGGCAGGCGTGCAGTCTCCTGCTCCCCGGTGGAGTGGTTTCGATCAGTTACTATGCGGGCCTGTTCGACGAAACCGGAAACGACGCCATCCGGAAAGCGTTCCCCGAACAGAAATACCAATACGGAGCGGTTCCGATCGCGGACCTGATGTCCTGCCTCGAATCGCTGCCGGGGACGCGGACCACCCGGATCGAGTACCGATTCGAGGTTAACGGCGAATTCCTGTTCGACTTCCTTTCGATCCCGGCGCAATCTTCAGGACTTTTTCCGAACATGCCGTACCTGGAACGGATTCCGAAGATACGCGATTTCTGCGATCTTCTTACGAGGAGGGTGGAACCGATTTTCATGGGATGGGAGTTCCTGATCGCGCGGAAGCGGTGA
- a CDS encoding glycoside hydrolase family 57 protein has translation MKLRVCFLWHMHQPYYKDPETGSYILPWVRLHAIKDYAALPVIFRGHPGVRHTVNLVPSLLVQVRDYVENGADDVFLSVSRKNALDLTKEENEFLLRNFFSAYAPTMILPQPRYADLYRRHDAALRSLTRKNGGPGGYGASEYTDLATLFNLTWFHPLFRVENPELSRLWRKGSGYTEREKHYVLDHQIEVMGRVIDEYRKLSREDGGELSSSPMYHPILPLLIDNRSALDALPGAALPGLPFSWPADARTQLERGRGVFHDLFGADPVGLWPSEGSISPATLEMACETGFRWAATDEILLARAFGKTVMRDPEGIPLDPDWFYRPYAAVTKSGSIPVFFRDHHLSDLIGFEYSRWDAHDAANNFIHNIKRIYDRLASMTSGISANQCVIPIILDGENAWEYFHDSGVAFLNILLSKLGQLGTNIEFITLSNALERIGEVRELPVVPTGSWIDGTFRIWIGHQEDHAAWEMLSRARALLDSREKTSPKEGNVDPSSLEKAREYLMVAEGSDWCWWYGDDHYTPHGPEFDRLFRNNIKAAYKEMGVIPPDSIDIPIIRSERIVQDRNVIPAPRSYIQPRIDGEVTSYFEWNSAMKVVPAPAFGTMHRAGRLLLSCFYYGFSVDEIFFRFDLDNVAVENVHEIELEILFQLKSVKFNSTLDLMNRRFNHSFLKIEESGGRTSSPEDSSMRTGTVRAAYGKVLELAIPIDALDCRNDERLEFFVTIQIAESFGERWPIYGTFSAELPGKDFAERMWHV, from the coding sequence ATGAAGCTTCGGGTATGTTTCCTCTGGCACATGCACCAACCGTATTACAAGGACCCGGAAACGGGATCCTACATCCTTCCCTGGGTCCGGCTCCACGCGATCAAGGATTACGCGGCGCTCCCGGTGATTTTCCGCGGACACCCGGGCGTACGGCACACGGTGAACCTTGTTCCTTCACTGCTCGTCCAGGTACGGGATTACGTAGAAAACGGGGCTGACGACGTATTTCTCTCGGTATCCCGCAAGAACGCCCTCGATCTGACGAAGGAGGAGAACGAGTTTCTCCTCCGGAATTTCTTCTCGGCGTACGCCCCCACGATGATCCTTCCGCAGCCGCGGTACGCCGACCTGTATCGCCGGCACGACGCTGCGCTTCGCTCCCTGACGAGGAAGAACGGCGGTCCCGGCGGGTACGGGGCATCGGAGTACACCGATCTCGCCACACTGTTCAACCTGACCTGGTTTCATCCGCTGTTCCGCGTGGAGAATCCGGAACTCTCCCGCCTTTGGCGAAAAGGAAGCGGGTACACGGAGCGGGAGAAGCATTACGTGCTGGATCACCAGATCGAAGTAATGGGGCGGGTCATCGATGAGTATCGGAAGCTTTCCCGGGAAGACGGCGGTGAGCTTTCCTCCTCCCCGATGTACCATCCGATCCTGCCGCTCCTCATCGACAACCGTTCCGCGCTCGACGCGCTCCCGGGGGCTGCGCTTCCCGGGCTTCCATTTTCCTGGCCGGCGGATGCCAGAACCCAGTTGGAGCGGGGAAGGGGAGTGTTCCATGACCTGTTCGGTGCGGATCCGGTCGGGTTGTGGCCTTCGGAAGGGTCGATCAGCCCCGCGACACTCGAGATGGCCTGCGAGACCGGTTTCCGGTGGGCGGCAACGGACGAAATTCTCCTCGCGCGAGCGTTCGGGAAAACCGTAATGAGGGATCCGGAAGGAATACCCCTCGATCCGGACTGGTTTTATCGTCCGTACGCGGCGGTGACAAAGAGCGGATCGATTCCGGTGTTCTTCCGCGACCATCATCTTTCCGACCTGATAGGGTTTGAATATTCCCGTTGGGATGCCCACGATGCGGCGAACAATTTTATTCATAATATCAAACGCATATATGATCGGTTGGCATCCATGACATCAGGAATATCGGCCAATCAGTGCGTCATCCCGATCATCCTTGACGGTGAAAACGCCTGGGAATATTTCCACGATTCCGGCGTTGCATTCCTTAATATATTGTTAAGCAAACTTGGTCAATTAGGGACGAATATTGAATTCATAACATTATCTAATGCGCTAGAGAGGATCGGCGAGGTCCGGGAACTTCCCGTCGTTCCCACCGGATCCTGGATCGACGGGACCTTCCGTATATGGATCGGTCATCAGGAAGACCACGCGGCGTGGGAGATGCTCTCCCGAGCTCGCGCTCTCCTGGATTCGAGAGAAAAGACATCCCCCAAGGAAGGGAATGTGGACCCTTCCTCTCTGGAAAAGGCGCGAGAATATCTCATGGTGGCAGAAGGCTCCGACTGGTGCTGGTGGTATGGAGACGATCATTACACGCCTCACGGTCCTGAATTCGACCGCCTTTTTCGAAATAATATAAAAGCCGCTTATAAGGAAATGGGAGTTATCCCTCCGGATTCGATAGATATTCCAATAATTCGATCCGAAAGGATTGTACAGGATAGGAACGTGATCCCCGCCCCCAGATCGTACATTCAACCCCGGATCGACGGCGAGGTGACATCTTATTTTGAATGGAATTCAGCGATGAAGGTTGTTCCTGCGCCTGCATTCGGCACGATGCATCGAGCCGGTCGTCTGCTCCTGTCCTGTTTCTATTACGGTTTCAGCGTCGATGAAATCTTTTTCCGATTCGACCTCGACAATGTCGCAGTCGAGAATGTGCACGAAATCGAACTGGAGATCCTGTTCCAGTTGAAATCCGTCAAATTCAATTCCACCCTTGACCTGATGAACAGACGTTTCAACCATTCTTTTTTGAAAATCGAGGAGTCCGGGGGGAGAACTTCCTCCCCGGAAGATTCGTCGATGCGCACTGGTACCGTACGCGCCGCGTACGGAAAGGTCCTGGAGTTGGCGATTCCTATCGACGCGCTCGATTGCAGGAACGACGAACGACTCGAGTTCTTCGTAACGATCCAGATCGCGGAATCGTTCGGTGAGCGGTGGCCGATCTACGGAACGTTTTCGGCGGAGCTTCCAGGAAAGGATTTCGCGGAGAGGATGTGGCATGTCTGA
- a CDS encoding tetratricopeptide repeat protein: MAEKTGFSRRDLKGPDEFISTFGRTVDWCKENRAKFAAGAIGVVAVLALVLGTRAYLQWEENKSARDLWPTLDRAQQLLQVPSAADPSQLASVEQFLKGHVSAHPNTRAALYSLYYLGSIAFSRGDYDLAVTHFRAGIATGKEAGIMKYLLRAGIASSLEARGDLAAAAAAYRDAAAVAEPNMKSQSRMGEARVLGLAGKKTEAMALYRLILEENPETPLRDLVEIRLAQSG; this comes from the coding sequence ATGGCAGAGAAGACCGGCTTCAGCCGCCGGGACCTGAAGGGACCCGACGAATTCATTTCCACGTTCGGGCGAACCGTCGATTGGTGCAAGGAGAATCGAGCGAAGTTCGCCGCGGGGGCGATCGGCGTCGTCGCCGTCCTGGCACTTGTGCTCGGGACCCGGGCGTACCTGCAGTGGGAGGAGAACAAGTCCGCCAGGGATCTCTGGCCTACCCTGGACCGGGCGCAGCAGCTGCTGCAGGTCCCTTCCGCGGCGGACCCTTCGCAACTGGCGTCCGTCGAGCAGTTTCTCAAGGGGCACGTCAGCGCGCATCCGAACACGCGAGCCGCCCTGTACTCCCTGTACTACCTCGGAAGCATCGCGTTTTCTCGCGGCGACTACGATCTCGCGGTCACACACTTCCGGGCGGGGATCGCCACCGGTAAAGAGGCCGGGATCATGAAATATCTCCTCCGGGCGGGGATCGCAAGTTCCCTCGAAGCGAGAGGGGACTTGGCCGCCGCCGCCGCGGCGTACCGCGACGCCGCTGCGGTCGCGGAGCCGAACATGAAGAGCCAATCGAGAATGGGCGAGGCGCGCGTCCTTGGACTCGCCGGGAAAAAGACCGAGGCGATGGCGCTGTACCGACTCATCCTCGAGGAGAACCCGGAAACCCCCCTGCGGGACCTGGTCGAAATCCGGCTGGCGCAGTCGGGGTAA
- a CDS encoding DUF4388 domain-containing protein, whose amino-acid sequence MTTHLMIKRVLIADPSDKSRQALSAYLREKGLEVIEAADGSKALAETLLGKPDILLLDLSVPVLPPERLVQILRSNPNTRSMPVFFLSDREESVSAFRQGVDEFIRKPFHEDEILLRIQRRLYQDPLSEALTGDSQISGNLSQIFLPDLWQMLAMNRKNGILQVEAEQISGSVYIDRGEIISAVTRNITGEKALFRLIPLKEGKFRFLPGKVGVRRTIFTPSQQAILEGMRQDDELRRLGDTLPLPIDAVAVVPEAREIAAAGGVIREILLLAEFCATVEEIVDNCGFPDLVVYEALIALRNRGVLRFGDFDTRPSKSEFLPPEDLTRLRARLEDNGSGAREASGQIVFYLPDPSFLEGLLMALGKFRDFEVDNVFFSLRREEGIPSGMFGRLRVGEKCSIRLYAFPYLRVLSPLWYTLAPSPLGIVVFLKDEISGALESLMAISDYTRGVSARVVLAVMGDSFPDFGLGENTLRLFRNRVERLGCVLKVRAMEQITAEEIRDSLAAVIRQSLERESS is encoded by the coding sequence ATGACCACGCACTTGATGATAAAGCGGGTCCTGATCGCCGACCCCTCGGACAAATCCCGGCAGGCGCTGTCGGCGTATCTTCGGGAGAAGGGGCTTGAAGTCATCGAGGCGGCGGACGGGAGCAAGGCGCTCGCGGAGACGCTCCTGGGGAAACCGGATATCCTCCTGCTCGACCTTTCGGTCCCGGTCCTCCCGCCCGAACGACTGGTCCAGATCCTGCGGAGCAATCCGAACACCCGCTCGATGCCGGTCTTCTTCCTCAGTGACCGGGAGGAGTCCGTGTCGGCGTTTCGACAGGGGGTGGACGAGTTCATCCGCAAGCCGTTCCACGAGGACGAGATCCTCCTGCGGATCCAGCGGAGGCTCTACCAGGATCCGCTCTCCGAAGCCCTGACCGGGGATTCCCAGATCAGCGGCAATCTGAGCCAGATCTTCCTGCCCGACCTTTGGCAAATGCTCGCGATGAACCGGAAAAACGGGATCCTGCAGGTCGAAGCGGAACAGATCTCCGGGTCGGTATACATAGACCGCGGGGAGATCATCTCCGCCGTTACCCGGAACATCACCGGGGAAAAGGCCCTGTTTCGCCTCATTCCGCTCAAGGAGGGGAAATTCCGTTTCCTCCCGGGAAAGGTCGGCGTCCGACGGACCATCTTCACGCCGAGCCAACAGGCGATCCTCGAGGGGATGCGACAAGACGACGAACTTCGAAGGCTCGGGGACACGCTTCCCCTCCCGATCGACGCCGTCGCCGTGGTTCCGGAGGCCCGCGAGATCGCCGCTGCCGGAGGCGTGATCCGTGAAATCCTTCTGCTGGCGGAGTTCTGCGCAACCGTCGAGGAGATCGTCGACAACTGCGGATTCCCCGACCTCGTAGTCTACGAAGCCCTGATCGCGCTCCGGAATCGGGGAGTGCTGCGATTCGGGGATTTCGACACGCGTCCCAGCAAAAGCGAATTCCTCCCCCCCGAGGACCTGACCCGTCTCCGGGCCCGGCTCGAGGACAACGGATCGGGGGCGAGGGAGGCATCGGGGCAGATCGTCTTTTACCTTCCCGACCCCTCGTTCCTCGAGGGATTGCTGATGGCTCTCGGGAAATTCCGGGACTTCGAGGTCGACAACGTATTTTTCTCGCTTCGCCGGGAAGAGGGGATTCCTTCCGGCATGTTCGGACGTCTCCGCGTAGGGGAGAAATGCTCGATCCGACTCTACGCCTTTCCGTATCTGCGCGTCCTGTCCCCGCTCTGGTACACTCTCGCGCCCTCCCCGCTGGGGATCGTCGTCTTTCTGAAGGACGAGATATCGGGGGCTCTCGAGAGCCTTATGGCGATATCGGATTACACCCGCGGCGTCTCCGCCCGGGTGGTGCTGGCCGTCATGGGGGATTCCTTCCCGGATTTCGGCCTTGGCGAGAACACCCTTCGTCTCTTCCGGAACCGGGTGGAACGGCTCGGCTGTGTACTGAAAGTTCGCGCCATGGAACAGATCACCGCGGAGGAGATCCGTGACTCCCTCGCCGCGGTCATCCGGCAGTCCCTCGAGAGGGAGAGTTCCTGA